The genomic window CGAGGGCAGTCGAATCGATTCGAGGCCACGACGGCCGAGATCGCTCACGGCGGCGCCCCAGCGCGGGCGCCGCTTTTCGTTCGCCCGGCGCCCGACGGCGTGCGCCCGCGGCCCCCACCGCACGTCCGCCTCTCCGCACGCCTCGGGAACACCATGTCAACCGCCTCCATCCCCATCGTCCGACCCGACGACTACAGCGCCCCGCGCCACCCCGGCGACCTGCTCAGCCGGCGCCAGCGCCTCGTCTACGTGCTCGTGCTGGGCGCGCTCACCGCGCTCGGGCCGTTCACGATCGACCTCTACCTGCCCGCGTTCCCCGCGCTCGAGGCCGAGCTCGGCGTCAACGCCGCGGCGATCCAGATCACCCTCACGGGCACCATGATCGGCTTCGGCCTCGGCCAGCTCATCGTCGGTCCGTGGAGCGACAAGGTCGGCCGCCGGCTTCCCCTCATGCTCTCGACCGCGCTGCACATCGCGGCCTCGGTCGCCGCCGCGCTCGCGCCCGACATCGCGTGGCTCGTGGTGTTCCGCCTCCTGCAGGGCTTCGGCGCCGCCGCCGGCGGCGTCGTGGCCATGGCGATGGTCCGCGACCTCTTCGGCGGCAAGCCGCTCGTGCGGATGCTCTCGCGCCTCGCGCTCGTCAATGGCCTCGCGCCCGTGCTCGCGCCGGTCATCGGCTCGCAGCTGCTCCAGGTCATGGACTGGCGCGGCGTCTTCTGGGTGCTCGCCGGCTACGGCATCGTCGTCGTCGTCGCGGTCGCGTTCTTCATCGTCGAGACCCTGCCCGAGTCGCGCCGGCACGTCGCCGGCCACTCGTCGGTCGGCCAGCGGTACCGGGCGCTGTTCCGCGACCGCATCTACCTCGGCGCCGCGCTCATCGGCGGCATGACCTTCACCGGGCTCTTCGCCTACCTCTCGACGTCGTCGTTCCTCTTCCAGCAGGTCTACGACTTCACGCCGCAGCAGTACGGCCTGCTCTTCGCCGTGAACTCGATCGGCGTCGTCGTGGGCGTGCAGGTCTCGTCCCGGCTGATCCGCGGGCCGATCCCGCCGCAGTACGTGCTCGCGGGTACCACCGTCGTGCACCTCGCGATGGCCACCGCGATCATCGTGCTCGACGGCGCCGGCGCGGGCTTCTGGGGCACCGCCATCCCGCTGTGGATCTACATCGCCGCGTGCGGCTTCACGTTCCCGGCCGTCCAGGTGCTCGCGCTCGCCAACCACGGCGCCGAGGCCGGCACCGCCGCGTCGCTGCTCGGCGCGCTGAACTTCGGCCTCGCCGGCGCGATCACGCCGCTCATCGGCGTCTTCGGCGTGGGCAGCGCCGTGCCCATGGCGGCCCTCATGCTCGGAGCCGCCGTGGTCGCGATCATCGGCGTCTGGGCGCTCGTGCGCCCCTCGAGCGTGCCCGCGCTCTCCGACTGAGCGCCCCGCCCCCTGCGGAATGCAGGTGCGGCGTCGTGTCGCGGCGTCGGATGGCGCGTCCGCACCACGACGCGCCGAGCGCGCACCTGCGTTGCGCCCGCCCGGGCGGGCCCACGGCCCCACCGGGAGCCGGAAGCGCGGGCGCGCGGCATCCGTTCTCAGGAGCTTCACGGCGCGGCGGTTAACGTGAGGGGATGAGCGCACCCGGCACCGACGCAGGTCCCCCGGCCACCCCGCCCAGCGAGGGCGGCGCCGCGACCAAGGAGGGCGAGGACCTCCGCCCGGTCGCACGCGAGGCACGCACCGAGTACGTCGGGCGGTTCGTGCCGTTCGCCGCCGGCATCGCGGCCGTCGTGATGGCGGCCGTGCTCGGGCTGGTCATCGTGATGCGCGCGGGCGGCCTGCCGTTCGGCATCGACGAGGAGTGGGCCGAGGAGGTCTTCGAGTTCCGCGGCGGCATCGGCGACGTCGTCGCGTTCGGGATGGACCGGCTGGGCGGCGGCATCATGGGCGTCTTCGTCGTGCCGATCGTCACCGCGGCGATCCTGCTCGTCGTGCGACGGCCGTGGGCCGCGCTCTACTTCATCGTCGCGTCGGCGGCGAGCGCCGGGATGGTGCAGGTGCTGAAGAACCTCTTCGGCCGCGCCCGCCCCGAGGACATCCTCGTGATCGCCGACTACGGCTCGTTCCCGTCGGGGCACGTGGCGAACGCCGCGACCATCGCGGTGGCGATCGGCATCATCGTGCCCAAGCGCTGGGTGTGGGTCACGGGCGCCGCGTACACGTTCCTCATGGCCGTCAGCCGCACGTACGTCGGCGCGCACTGGATCACGGACACGATCGGCGGCGCGCTCGTCGGCGCGGGCATGGCGCTGCTCGTGTGGACCGTGTTCGCGCGCAAGCTCGAGGACGAGCGCCTCCGCAGGCTCGCCATCGTCTCGGAGCGGAACGCCGCGCTCGCGCAGTCGCACATCACGCCGCCGGCGCGCCCGCGCGAGCGGGATCCGCTGGTCGAGTCGCCCTAGCCGGCAGCCGCCGCGGCCGTCGCCTCGACGAGCTGCAGCGTGCGGGCCGCGACGCTCACCGCGATCGCCGCCGGTTCCTTCGAGCGGATGCCGGCGATGCCGATCGGCGTCGTGATGCGCTCGAGTGCGGCGTCGTCGTGCCCGGCCGAGGCGAGCTGCGTGCGGAACCTCGCCCACTTCGAGCGCGACCCGATGAGCCCGATCGAGGCGATGCCGGGTGTGCGCAGGGCGAGGTCGCAGATCGCGAGGTCCTCGGCGTGGTCGTGCGTCATGACGAGCACGTGCGCGCCCGCGGGCAGGTCGGCGAGGACCGACTCGGGCACGCGCGCGTGGTGCACGCGCACCGTCGCGACGGCATCGGCGCGCGGGCCGGGCGTGCCGCCCACGCCGAGCCGTGCGGGGGCGAGCATCTCCTCGCGCGAGTCGACGAGGTGCAGCTCGAGCGGCTGCCGCGCGAGGATCCGCGCGAGCTCGAGCCCGACGTGGCCGAGCCCGAACACCGCGACGACGGGCACCACCGGCACGGGTTCCAGCAGCATGGTGACCTCTCCTCCGCAGCACTGCACGCCGTACTCGGTCGTGGCCCGGTCGCTCAGCGTCAGGGTGAGCAGCTCGGGTTCGGCGGCCGCCTCGACGAGCATCGTGCGTGCGCGCTCGATCGCCGTGCGCTCGAGGTTGCCGCCGCCGACCGTGCCCGCGACCGCCTCCGACGAGACCACCATCTTCGCGCCGCCGTTGCGCGGCGCGTGCCCGCGGACCATCGCGAGCGTGACGATCACGCCGGGCCGGCGCTCGGCACGCAGCCGCTGCACGGCGTCGACCCAGTCCATGCGCGCTCCGATCAGCGGCGCCGCAGCGCCGCGGCCGGCAACCCGGCGAGCTCCGGCGCCGCGGGCGTCGACGGAGCCCCCGGCTCCCCGGTCGCCTCGCGAGCGGCCCGCGCCGCCTCGATCGCCCAGAACACCGCCTCGGGCGTCGCGGGCGAGCCGAGCTCGACGCTGTACCCCTCGGGGCCGAACGCCGCGACCGCCTCGCGGATCGCCTCGCGCACGCTGAACGCGAGCATGAACGGCGGCTCGCCGACGGCCTTCGACCCGTACACGGCGCCGTCCTCGGTCGCGCGTTCGAGGAAGTGCACGTTGAGCTCGTCGGGCAGCTCGGAGAAGCTCGGCAGCTTGTAGGTGCTCGCCGACTGGGTGAGCAGTCGCCCCCGTCCCGGGCCGTCGGAGGTGTCCCAGCGCAGCTCCTCGAGCGCGAGCCATCCGACGCCCTGCATGAACGCGCCCTCGACCTGCCCGAGGTCGATGATCGGCGAGAGCGAGTCGCCGACGTCGTGCACGATGTCGGTGCGGAGGAGTCGCGTCGCGCCCGTGAAGCCGTCGACCTCGACCTCGCTCGCGGCGACGCCGTACGCGAAGTACTTGAACGGATGGCCCTGCATCGCGCCGGGCTCCCAGCCGAGTCCCTCGGTGCGGTAGAAGCCGGCGGCGAACAGCTGGACGCGGTCGGCGTACGCGGCCTCGGCGACCTCGTCGAAGCCGAGCGAGGTGCCGTCGGGGTCGGGCCCCGACACCCGGCCGGCGGCGAACCGGACATCCGCCTCGTCGATGCCGAGCAGCCGCGCGGCGACGGGCGCCATGCGTCCGCGGATCTGGTCGCACGCGTCCTTGACCGCCGCGCCGTTGAGGTCGGCGCCGCTCGATGCGGCGGTCGCCGACGTGTTGGGCACCTTGTCGGTGCGCGTCGGTGCGAGCCGCACGGCCGACATCCGCACGCCGAGCGCCGTCGCGGCGACCTGCAGCATCTTGGTGTGCAGGCCCTGCCCGAGCTCGGTCCCGCCGTGGTTCACGAGCACCGAGCCGTCCTTGTACACGTGCACGAGCGCGCCGGCCTGGTTGTAGGCGGTGAAGGTGAACGAGATGCCGAACTTCACCGGCGTGATCGCGAGCGCGCGCTTGACGTCGGGGTGCGCGTCGTTGAACGCGGCGATCGCGGCGCGTCGCTCGTCGAACCGGCTCTCCGCGCGCACGCGCGCCCACTCCTCGTGCAGTCGCTCGGCATGCCGAACGGGCTGGCCGTACGGCGTCGTCTGGCCGGGGCGGTAGAGGTTGCGCTCGCGAAGCTCGGCCGGATCGATGCCGAGCAGGGGCGCGACGCGACCGAGGATGTCCTCGATCACGAACATGCCCTGCGGACCGCCGAACCCGCGGAACGCGGTCTGCGAGGTCAGGTTGGTCTTCGCGATGCGACCCTGCACGGTGAGGTCGGGGATCCAGTAGGCGTTGTCGACGTGGCAGAGCGCGCGGCCGAGCACGGGCTCGGAGAGGTCGAGGCACCACCCGCCGTTCGAGGTGAGCGTCGCCTCGAGCGCGAGGATGCGGCCCTCCTCGTCGAACCCCGCGCGCCAGGTCGCGTGGAACGGGTGGCGCTTGCCCGTCATCGTGAGGTCCTGCGTGCGCGTGAGGCGCACGCGCACGGGCCGCCCGGTGAGGGTCGCGCCGAGCGCCGCGATCGCGGCGAACCCGTGCGGCTGCATCTCCTTGCCGCCGAACCCGCCGCCGAGCCGCAGCGACTGCACCGTGACGCGGTGGTTGGGCACGCCGAGCACGTGCGCGACGATCTCCTGCGTCTCCGACGGATGCTGCGTGCTCGACTCGACGAACACCTGCCCCTCGGAGTCGACGTGCGCGAGCGAGGCGTGCGTCTCGAGGTAGAAGTGCTCCTGGCCGTTGACCTCGCTGACGCCCTCGAAGACGTGCGGGGCGCCGGCGAGCGCGGCCTGCGCATCGCCGCGGCGGACCGTCGGCGCGATGCCCTGGAACGACCCGGCCTCGATGGCCTCGCCGACCGTGACGATCGAGGGCAGCGGCTCGTACCCGACGCGGACCGCGGCCGCGCCGAGCCGCGCGGCTTCGGGGGTCTCACCGAGGATCCACGCGAGCGCGTGCCCGTGGAACATCGCCTCGGCGGGGAAGAGCGGCTCGTCGTGCTTGGCGCCGGCGTCGTTCTCGCCCGGCACGTCGGCGGCGGTGAGCACGCGGACGACGCCGGGCACCTCGAGCGCGGGGCCGACGTCGAGCGACACCAGCGCATGGGCGTGCTCGGACTGCACGGGCCACGCCGTGAGCACGTCGTGGCGACCCGCGGCGAGGTCGTCGGTGTAGACCGCGGTGCCGGTGGCGTGCCTCGCGGCGCTCTCATGGGGGAGCGCAGCTCCGACCATGGCGCCCTCGGGGCGGGCGGCGAGGTCGCTCATGCGGGCACCACCTCCTCGGGGCGGGCGCTCCGGTAGAGCTTCAGCAGCGATCGGTTCAGCATGAGCGCGCGGTACTCGGCGCTCGCCCGGTGGTCCGACATCGGCGTGCCCTCGGACCCGAGCACGGATGCCGCGTCCCGCACGGTATCGAGGTCCCACCGACGCCCGACCAGCACGGCCTCGGTCGCGCGGGCGCGGATCGGCGTCGCGGCGACGCCGCCGAGCCCGATCCGGGCGGACGCGACGACGCCGTCGGCGCCCACGTCGAGCGCGAACGCGACCGCGACGCTCGAGATGTCGTCGTACCGGCGCTTGGCGACCTTGTGGAACCCGGTGAGCGGGGCGAGCGGCAGCGGGATCCGCACCGCGCGGATGAGCTCGCCGGGGCGGCGCACCGTCGTGCGGTAGCCGGTGAAGTACTCCGCGAGGTCGACCTCGCGCTCGCCGTCGGCCGCGACCAGCACGAGGCGCGCCTCGAGGGCGAGGAGGGCCGGCGCGGCGTCGCCGATGGGCGAGGCCGTGCCGAGGTTGCCGCCGAGCGTCGCGCGGTTGCGGATGAGGGGCGAGGCGAACTGCGGGAGCAGGTCGTCGAGGAGGGGCGCGCGCCCGTCGAGCAGTCGGCCGACCTCGGAGAGGGTCAGGGCCGCGCCGAGTTCGATGCCGGCATCGTCGACCGCGAACGCGCGCAGCTCGGGCAGCCGGTCGATCGCGACCGTGAGCGGTGCGCGCCGCCCGCGGAGGTTGACCTCGACGCCCCAGTCCGTGGAACCCGCGATCACCGTCGCGTCGGGCTCGTCGGCGAGGCGCGCGAGGGCGTCGTCGAGCGAGGCCGGGCGCACGAACCGGGCGCCGCCGGCCTCGAGCGAGGTCGCCACGACGGCGGGTGCGGGATGGCTCCGCCGCTCGGCGAGCGGATCGTCGGCGTCGGGCACCCCGAGCCCCTCGGCCGCGTCGCGGATCGGGCGGTAGCCGGTGCAACGGCAGAGATTGCCGGCGAGCGCGTGCAGGTCGAAGGCGACCGCGTCATCCGTCGGCGCCGCGTCATCCGTCGAGGCATCCGCCCCGCCGGTCGCCCGACCGGCCCGGTAGAACTCGGCCGCCATGCTGCACGCGAACCCGGGCGTGCAGTAGCCGCACTGCGAGCCGCCCGCCGCCGCGAGCGCCGCCTGCACCGGATGCATCGACTCGGGCGTGCCGAGCCCCTCGGCGGTCACGACCTCCTGGCCGTCGAGCGCCGCGGCCGGCACGAGGCACGAGTTCACGGCCGTCCACGCGGTGCCGTCGGCGCCGTCGGGCGTGGCCAGGAGCACCGAGCATGCGCCGCACTCGCCCTCGGCGCACCCCTCCTTCGCGCCGGTCAGGCCCTGCGCGCGCAGCCAGTCGAGCGCCGACGTGTGCGGTGCCACGTCGTGCAGCGACCGCGATCGTCCGTTGACGGTCACCGTCCAGTCGTCCATCGTCGCACCCCCGTCCCGGCGAGTCTACGCCCGCGACTTCGCCCCGGATTCCGTGACGGAGCGACCGGCGTGCGCCAAGATGAGGGCAGCGTGGTGGCATCGACCCGGAGGGGAGCGGGAGCCGCATGACGATCGAGATCCGTGCCGACGACGTCGCGGGCGGCGAGGAGATCCTCACCGGCGAGGCGCTCGCGTTCGTGGAGGAGTTGCACCGTCGGTTCGACGCGCGACGGCGTGAACTGCTGCGGGCACGGCGCGATCGCCGCGAGCGCATCGCGCGCGGCGAGGAGCGGCTCGACTTCCTCGCCGAGACCGCCGAGGTGCGTGCGGGCGAGTGGCGCGTGGCGCCGCCGCCGCCCGCCCTGGCCGACCGCCGCGTCGAGATCACGGGCCCCGCGACACCGGCGAAGATGGCGATCAACGCGCTGAACTCGGGCGCGCGCGTGTGGCTCGCCGACCTCGAGGACGCGTGCAGCCCGACGTGGGCGAACATCGTCGGCAGCATCCGCAACCTGCGCGACGCGGCGCTCGGCGCGCTCGCGCACACCTCGCCCGAGGGCCGGGCGTACGCGCTGCGCGACGACCTCCGTCGCCCGACGGTGGTGACGCGGCCCCGCGGATGGCACCTGCCCGAGAAGCACGTGCTCGTCGACGGCGAGCGCGCCTCGGCGTCGCTCGTCGACCTCGGCCTGCACCTCGTCCACACCGCGCGGCCGCTCCTGGATCGCGGCGACGGGCCCTTCTACTACCTCCCCAAGCTCGAGTCCCACCTGGAGGCCCGGCTGTGGAACGAGGTCTTCGCCTTCGCCGAGGAGCGGATGGCGCTGCCATCCGGCACCATCCGGGCCACGGTGCTCATCGAGACCATCCCGGCGGCGTTCGAGATGGACGAGATCCTCTGGGAGCTGCGCGAGCACGCGTCGGGGCTGAACGCCGGCCGGTGGGACTACCTGTTCAGCATCATCAAGGTCTTCCGCGACGCCGGGCCCGAGTTCGTCGTGCCCGACCGCGCGTCGGTGGCGATGACCGCGCCGTTCATGCGCGCCTA from Agromyces aurantiacus includes these protein-coding regions:
- the xdhC gene encoding xanthine dehydrogenase accessory protein XdhC, with amino-acid sequence MDWVDAVQRLRAERRPGVIVTLAMVRGHAPRNGGAKMVVSSEAVAGTVGGGNLERTAIERARTMLVEAAAEPELLTLTLSDRATTEYGVQCCGGEVTMLLEPVPVVPVVAVFGLGHVGLELARILARQPLELHLVDSREEMLAPARLGVGGTPGPRADAVATVRVHHARVPESVLADLPAGAHVLVMTHDHAEDLAICDLALRTPGIASIGLIGSRSKWARFRTQLASAGHDDAALERITTPIGIAGIRSKEPAAIAVSVAARTLQLVEATAAAAAG
- a CDS encoding multidrug effflux MFS transporter; amino-acid sequence: MSTASIPIVRPDDYSAPRHPGDLLSRRQRLVYVLVLGALTALGPFTIDLYLPAFPALEAELGVNAAAIQITLTGTMIGFGLGQLIVGPWSDKVGRRLPLMLSTALHIAASVAAALAPDIAWLVVFRLLQGFGAAAGGVVAMAMVRDLFGGKPLVRMLSRLALVNGLAPVLAPVIGSQLLQVMDWRGVFWVLAGYGIVVVVAVAFFIVETLPESRRHVAGHSSVGQRYRALFRDRIYLGAALIGGMTFTGLFAYLSTSSFLFQQVYDFTPQQYGLLFAVNSIGVVVGVQVSSRLIRGPIPPQYVLAGTTVVHLAMATAIIVLDGAGAGFWGTAIPLWIYIAACGFTFPAVQVLALANHGAEAGTAASLLGALNFGLAGAITPLIGVFGVGSAVPMAALMLGAAVVAIIGVWALVRPSSVPALSD
- a CDS encoding phosphatase PAP2 family protein, which codes for MSAPGTDAGPPATPPSEGGAATKEGEDLRPVAREARTEYVGRFVPFAAGIAAVVMAAVLGLVIVMRAGGLPFGIDEEWAEEVFEFRGGIGDVVAFGMDRLGGGIMGVFVVPIVTAAILLVVRRPWAALYFIVASAASAGMVQVLKNLFGRARPEDILVIADYGSFPSGHVANAATIAVAIGIIVPKRWVWVTGAAYTFLMAVSRTYVGAHWITDTIGGALVGAGMALLVWTVFARKLEDERLRRLAIVSERNAALAQSHITPPARPRERDPLVESP
- a CDS encoding xanthine dehydrogenase small subunit; the encoded protein is MDDWTVTVNGRSRSLHDVAPHTSALDWLRAQGLTGAKEGCAEGECGACSVLLATPDGADGTAWTAVNSCLVPAAALDGQEVVTAEGLGTPESMHPVQAALAAAGGSQCGYCTPGFACSMAAEFYRAGRATGGADASTDDAAPTDDAVAFDLHALAGNLCRCTGYRPIRDAAEGLGVPDADDPLAERRSHPAPAVVATSLEAGGARFVRPASLDDALARLADEPDATVIAGSTDWGVEVNLRGRRAPLTVAIDRLPELRAFAVDDAGIELGAALTLSEVGRLLDGRAPLLDDLLPQFASPLIRNRATLGGNLGTASPIGDAAPALLALEARLVLVAADGEREVDLAEYFTGYRTTVRRPGELIRAVRIPLPLAPLTGFHKVAKRRYDDISSVAVAFALDVGADGVVASARIGLGGVAATPIRARATEAVLVGRRWDLDTVRDAASVLGSEGTPMSDHRASAEYRALMLNRSLLKLYRSARPEEVVPA
- the xdhB gene encoding xanthine dehydrogenase molybdopterin binding subunit — translated: MSDLAARPEGAMVGAALPHESAARHATGTAVYTDDLAAGRHDVLTAWPVQSEHAHALVSLDVGPALEVPGVVRVLTAADVPGENDAGAKHDEPLFPAEAMFHGHALAWILGETPEAARLGAAAVRVGYEPLPSIVTVGEAIEAGSFQGIAPTVRRGDAQAALAGAPHVFEGVSEVNGQEHFYLETHASLAHVDSEGQVFVESSTQHPSETQEIVAHVLGVPNHRVTVQSLRLGGGFGGKEMQPHGFAAIAALGATLTGRPVRVRLTRTQDLTMTGKRHPFHATWRAGFDEEGRILALEATLTSNGGWCLDLSEPVLGRALCHVDNAYWIPDLTVQGRIAKTNLTSQTAFRGFGGPQGMFVIEDILGRVAPLLGIDPAELRERNLYRPGQTTPYGQPVRHAERLHEEWARVRAESRFDERRAAIAAFNDAHPDVKRALAITPVKFGISFTFTAYNQAGALVHVYKDGSVLVNHGGTELGQGLHTKMLQVAATALGVRMSAVRLAPTRTDKVPNTSATAASSGADLNGAAVKDACDQIRGRMAPVAARLLGIDEADVRFAAGRVSGPDPDGTSLGFDEVAEAAYADRVQLFAAGFYRTEGLGWEPGAMQGHPFKYFAYGVAASEVEVDGFTGATRLLRTDIVHDVGDSLSPIIDLGQVEGAFMQGVGWLALEELRWDTSDGPGRGRLLTQSASTYKLPSFSELPDELNVHFLERATEDGAVYGSKAVGEPPFMLAFSVREAIREAVAAFGPEGYSVELGSPATPEAVFWAIEAARAAREATGEPGAPSTPAAPELAGLPAAALRRR
- the aceB gene encoding malate synthase A, whose protein sequence is MTIEIRADDVAGGEEILTGEALAFVEELHRRFDARRRELLRARRDRRERIARGEERLDFLAETAEVRAGEWRVAPPPPALADRRVEITGPATPAKMAINALNSGARVWLADLEDACSPTWANIVGSIRNLRDAALGALAHTSPEGRAYALRDDLRRPTVVTRPRGWHLPEKHVLVDGERASASLVDLGLHLVHTARPLLDRGDGPFYYLPKLESHLEARLWNEVFAFAEERMALPSGTIRATVLIETIPAAFEMDEILWELREHASGLNAGRWDYLFSIIKVFRDAGPEFVVPDRASVAMTAPFMRAYTELLVQTCHRRGAVAMGGMAAFVPNRSDPEATAVAIEKVRADKAREAGDGFDGSWVAHPDLVAVCREVFDGVLGDRPNQLDRQRPEVRVAAEDLLDVASAAGRVTEAGLRTNLSVAVAYVAAWLAGNGAVALHSLMEDAATAEISRSQVWQQLRHDVVLADSGRRLTPELVREVLDEEVEGLRAETTPERFAAFTEPAARLVAELCLADDYADFLTLPAYELLE